Part of the Halostella litorea genome is shown below.
ACGCGACGGCGACCCACGACGACGGCCGCTGGACAGTGGTCATGTCGCGGGACCTGGAGTCCAACGCCGAGAACCGGACCTCGCTCGCGGTCGACCACGACGTCGACGTCGCCTTCGCCGTGTGGAACGGCTCGGGGATGGAACGCTCCGGCCGGAAGGCCGTCAGCGAGTGGCACCACGTCCCGCTCGGCGGCGGGCCGCAGGGACCGCCGTACGAGACGATCCTGTGGACCGTCGCGGGGCTGGCGATCGCCGGCGTCGCGCTGGTGACCGTCCACGCGGTGCGGAGCACCTGAGGTGACCCGAATGGACATCGACACGAACGACGGCACGACGGACGGACCCGAGACGAACGCGCCCGACGAGGGGGCAAAGCGCATCGACGCGGCGGACGTCGACCCGGCGGCGGCCGCGCGGGGCGGCGTGTACGCCCTCGCGGCGACGCTGTTCGACGAGCCGAGCAAGTCGCTCCACCGGCGACTCCGCGCGGGCGAGGTCGACGCCGCCTGCCGGGAGCTTGTCGAAGCGAGCGGCCTCGACGTCGAGCCGCCGGACCTGACCGTCGCGGACGACCACGAGACGCTGTGCGCGCGGTTCAACGACCTGTTCACGGTCGGCTATGCCGAGTACGAGGACCGGAGCGACGGGTCGCTCGACAGCAGCGGGCCGCCGGTGTCGCTGTACGAGACGTCGTACCGGCCGGAGGCGTCGTGGAACGACGTGAACCTCGACCTCGCGCGGGCGTACGACCACTTCGGGCTGGAGGTCGACCGGTCGGTCCGGGACAACCACGACTACCTGCCCTATCAGCTGGAGTTCGCGGGCTACCTCGCGCGCCGGGAGGCCGAGTCGTCGACGGACGCCGCGCGGGCCAGGCTGGACTTCCACGACCGACACCTCCACGTCGTCGCCGGCGGGGTCGCCGAGCGGATAGCCGAGGAGCCCGGCACCGCCCTGTACGGCGACCTGGCCGCGTTCCTCGACCGGTTCGTGGCCGCCGACCAGACCGACCTCGCCGGGCGGTTCGAAGGGGGTGACGGCTGATGCGCGGCGGCCGAGTCGGGGAGCCGACCGACGGACGCCGCGCGGCCGGCCTCGCCAGGCTCTCGGCGGGGTCGCCGGTGTCGCCGCGGACCGCCGCCGGGCTGGTCACGCTCCTGCCGGTCGCGCTGGCGACGCTGTACCGGGTCGCGCTCAACGCGCCCGGGCCGTTACCGCGCCCAGTCACGGCGGTCGTCGGGGCCGCACTCCCGCTCGTCGTCGCCGGGCCGGCGGTCGCGGCGCTGTGCCTCACGGCGACCGCCGACCGACCCGGCGAGCGCGTCGGGTTCGCCTTCGTCGGCGGCTTCGGGCTGGTGTCGCTCGCGTCCCCGGCGGCCTGGCTCCCGGCCGTCGTCGGCACCGTCCTCGGCGGGGGCCTCGCGGTCGGGTCGGAGCTGGCCCGGGACGGCCGGCCGGAAGCGCGGCGCGTCGGCGTGGCCGGCGTGCTCGTGGCCGGCGTCGTCACCTCGCTCGCGGCGTCGGCCGGCGTCGGGGCGGCAACACTGCGCCCGCTCGGGTCCGGCCTCGCGCTGGTCGGCGTCGGGCTGACGCCGCTGCTGGTCGGCGGCGACCGGACGAGCCTCGCGGTCGGGGCGCTGGCCGGCGTCCTGACGTTCGCGCTGGCGACGAGCGCGCCGTACGTCGCCGGCGCGGTGTTGCTGGTCGGCGGCGGCGTCGTCGGCGCGCCCCTCGGAGCCGTCGCCTTC
Proteins encoded:
- a CDS encoding molecular chaperone TorD family protein, whose protein sequence is MDIDTNDGTTDGPETNAPDEGAKRIDAADVDPAAAARGGVYALAATLFDEPSKSLHRRLRAGEVDAACRELVEASGLDVEPPDLTVADDHETLCARFNDLFTVGYAEYEDRSDGSLDSSGPPVSLYETSYRPEASWNDVNLDLARAYDHFGLEVDRSVRDNHDYLPYQLEFAGYLARREAESSTDAARARLDFHDRHLHVVAGGVAERIAEEPGTALYGDLAAFLDRFVAADQTDLAGRFEGGDG